The Candidatus Eisenbacteria bacterium genome includes the window CCCGGGCGACCGCGCGCTCGGGCACCGTGTCCTCGGTGTAATCGGTCCCCTTCGCGTGGACCGCGGGCCGGAGCTGTCGCAAGAGCGGCTCCACGGTGTCCTCCTCGAACCACGTCACCCAGTCGACGCATCCGAGCGCCGCGACCATCTCAAGCCGCTCCTCCAAGGGAATCACCGGCCGCCCCGGTCCTTTGAGCCGGCGCGCCGACGCGTCCGAGTTGACCGCGACCACGAGCGAGCGCCCCGCCGCGCGGGCGCCCTCCAGATAGCGGACATGCCCCACGTGGAGAACGTCGAAGAGTCCATTGGCCAGCACGAGGCCTTCCCGGAGCCCAGGATTCGCCACCAGCCGGGCTTCGAGGGTTCCCGCGTCCACGACCTTCGATTCGCTCACGACTGCTCCTTAGGAACGGGATGGCGGCGAATGGCCGACTCCAGCTCCTCCCGATCGACCGTGGCGGTGCCGCGCTTCATCACCACCACCGACGCGGCGTAGGTCGCGAGGAGCGCCGCCTCGAGATGGGTGGCACCCGCCGCGAGCGCGAGGGCTGCCGCCGCCGAGACCGCGTCGCCCGCGCCGGTCACGTCGGCGACGTCGGAAGTGCCGACGATGGGGATGCGGACGGATCTCCGCCCCCTCTCGAAGAGGAGCATGCCGTCGCTGCCGCGCGTGATCCAGACGCTCCGCGCGGAGGCCCGGCGCATCAGCTCCTCGCCGGCTCTCCTGAGCGCGGGGACCTCGAGCGACGGAAGATGGAACGCCTCCTGGATCTCGTGCTCGTTCGGCGTGAGCAAGGTCGCGCCGCGGTACGAGCGGAGCGCGTAGCGCGAGTCCACCACGACCGGGATCTTGGCCCCGCGCGCGGCGCGAAGCGCCTTGTCGCGGGTCGCCGCGCCAAGAACACCGTAGCCGTAGTCGGAGAAGAGCGCGGCGCGCGCGCCCCGGATCGCCCGCGTCGCCGCGCGCGCGAGCGCGCGCTCCCCGGCCTCGGGGAGCGTGTCGCGGTGCCCGCGGTCGAGGCGCACGATCTGCTGCCGCGAGGTGTGGCTCGAGCCGGCGAGCACCCGGGTCTTCACGACCGTGCCGGCGCCACCGTCCCGGAGCAGCCAG containing:
- a CDS encoding D-glycero-beta-D-manno-heptose 1-phosphate adenylyltransferase; the protein is MDAGTLEARLVANPGLREGLVLANGLFDVLHVGHVRYLEGARAAGRSLVVAVNSDASARRLKGPGRPVIPLEERLEMVAALGCVDWVTWFEEDTVEPLLRQLRPAVHAKGTDYTEDTVPERAVARELKIRTVIVGDPKRHASSEIIRAIQSAAPQGPREAHGSRPR